DNA sequence from the Edaphobacter lichenicola genome:
GTGGTGCCGGCACCGATACTAATAGCGTCAGGGGTGACTTCAATGAAGCGAAGCTCTTCGAGGTTCCAGAGAGAGACGAGTTTTTTGGGCTGAAGACGCCCTGCGCCTAGCGCTACCATCAACTCGGTACCGCCGGCGATGGGCGTGTATCGATCGGGCGAGTCGGCGAGGATCTGAAGAATTGCGTCGAGCGATTTTGGGGCGACGAGCTCGTATTGGGTGATGTTGGAGCGCATTTATTCGGCGACTCCGGCCAGAGCTGCGGCCTGCACAGCATTGAAGATACGAATGTAGCCAGTGCAGCGGCAGAGATTGCCGGAGAGGCCTTCCTGAATTTGTAACGATGTAGGGTGCGGATATTTTTTGAGCAAGTGATGCGTAGCGAGGATCATGCCGGGAGTGCAGATGCCGCATTGTGCTCCCCCGTTTTCCAGAAAGCACTGCTGGATTGGGTGAAGCTGTTCGGTGATTGCGACGCCTTCGATGGTGGTAATCCGTGCTCCTTCCGCTTGAAGGATGGGGACGAGGCAGGAGTTGACCAGATCGTCATTCATCAGAACCGAACAGGAGCCGCATTCCCCCTCGCCGCAGCCTTCCTTTGCTCCTGTAAGGTGTAGGTCTTCGCGGAGAACGTCGAGGAGACGCTTCATCGGAGGAGCTTCGATGAACTTTGTCTGACCGTTGATAGTGAGTTGAATGGGGGTCATGCGGTGGCCTCGCTAAAGACGGGACCGGCAATGGCGGGATCTAGCGACTCGCTGCCTGCTCCGGGTGCACTGGTCATGCGCTCGAAGATGTCTTCCGGGAGGA
Encoded proteins:
- a CDS encoding (2Fe-2S)-binding protein; this translates as MTPIQLTINGQTKFIEAPPMKRLLDVLREDLHLTGAKEGCGEGECGSCSVLMNDDLVNSCLVPILQAEGARITTIEGVAITEQLHPIQQCFLENGGAQCGICTPGMILATHHLLKKYPHPTSLQIQEGLSGNLCRCTGYIRIFNAVQAAALAGVAE